One region of Spiroplasma endosymbiont of Asaphidion curtum genomic DNA includes:
- a CDS encoding IS5 family transposase (programmed frameshift), translating to MKFDKFNFINDKELLRLTGIKQSTFNKMLNILKEAELKKFKRGGKNNKLSLENRLLMTLSYWREYRTYFHLGKSFDISEASCYRNIKWIEDILIKHPDFQQLAGKKALINDYFNDKTIIIDATETPIQRPKKGQKQSYSGKKKKHTIKTQVIIEKESKIIIATNFSLGKKHDFCLFKESKIPILKNTKLIVDNGYQGIQKIHSNVLIPKKKTKKNPLNKEQKHNNKLISKMRIIIENIFAILKKFKIITEKYRNRRKRFSLRFNLIASIYNLQL from the exons ATGAAATTTGATAAATTTAATTTTATTAATGATAAAGAATTATTACGATTAACTGGAATAAAGCAAAGTACTTTTAATAAAATGTTAAATATTTTAAAAGAAGCTGAGTTAAAAAAGTTTAAAAGAGGTGGTAAAAATAATAAATTATCATTAGAAAATAGATTATTGATGACTTTATCATATTGACGAGAATATCGTACTTATTTTCATCTTGGTAAAAGTTTTGATATTAGTGAAGCTAGTTGTTATCGAAATATCAAGTGAATTGAAGATATTTTAATCAAACATCCTGATTTTCAACAACTTGCTGGTAAAAAAGCATTAATAAATGATTATTTTAATGATAAAACAATTATTATTGATGCTACAGAAACACCCATTCAACGCCCAAAAAAAG GACAAAAACAATCTTATTCAGGAAAAAAGAAAAAACACACTATTAAAACACAAGTAATTATTGAAAAAGAAAGCAAAATAATTATTGCAACAAATTTTTCTCTCGGTAAAAAGCATGATTTTTGTTTATTTAAAGAATCAAAAATCCCAATTTTAAAAAATACTAAATTAATAGTTGATAATGGTTATCAAGGAATACAAAAAATTCATAGTAATGTTCTAATACCTAAGAAAAAAACAAAGAAAAACCCTTTAAATAAAGAACAAAAACATAATAATAAATTAATTTCAAAAATGAGAATTATTATTGAAAATATTTTTGCTATTCTTAAAAAATTTAAAATTATTACTGAAAAATATCGTAATCGTAGAAAACGATTTAGTTTAAGATTTAATTTAATTGCTTCAATTTATAATTTGCAATTATAG
- a CDS encoding transposase family protein yields the protein MLDKYKDENEFYSLIGIKYKTFMKMVEILKEAEAKQKQIGGRPNKLSIEQRLLMTLEYWKEYSTYRIIAKKI from the coding sequence ATGTTAGATAAATACAAAGACGAAAATGAATTTTATAGTCTAATCGGCATAAAATATAAAACTTTCATGAAAATGGTAGAAATTTTAAAAGAAGCTGAAGCTAAACAAAAACAAATTGGTGGTAGACCAAATAAATTATCAATAGAGCAAAGATTACTTATGACTTTAGAATACTGAAAAGAATATAGTACATATCGTATTATTGCAAAAAAAATATAA
- the hprK gene encoding HPr(Ser) kinase/phosphatase produces MNKKVLTLREVVEKFNLSLLSGDEQVLEREIEIGGINRAGLELAGFISDETSRKHRIVLLGGKENEYINKLPATERKDRYEKLINQDVPAIFTSIRFNEPVLVEYAKEINFPVIEANYSSNDFYNIIVSYIDNRLAPMEMVHASLINIYGLGVLIKGDSGIGKSENTLELVKKGHLFVGDDAIVLQRYVNKVIGRSDEKLKHHIEIRGIGILNLTKMYGSRTTLEVTDIDIIVNLKLADSEYFANLNRVQTEIDREEIFGIKIPAITIPVTLGRNISELIEAAVINIKLQNEGINSSELFINQIDSELKT; encoded by the coding sequence ATGAATAAAAAAGTATTAACTTTACGAGAAGTTGTGGAAAAATTTAATTTATCATTATTGTCTGGTGATGAACAAGTGTTGGAACGAGAAATTGAAATTGGAGGCATTAATCGTGCAGGATTAGAATTAGCAGGTTTTATTTCTGATGAAACTAGTCGTAAGCATCGGATTGTTTTATTAGGTGGTAAAGAGAATGAATATATTAATAAGTTACCAGCAACAGAGCGAAAGGATCGTTATGAGAAGCTTATTAATCAAGATGTTCCAGCCATTTTTACTAGTATTCGTTTTAATGAACCAGTATTAGTAGAATATGCTAAAGAAATAAATTTTCCTGTTATTGAGGCTAATTATTCTTCTAATGATTTTTATAATATTATTGTTAGTTACATTGATAATCGTTTAGCACCAATGGAAATGGTTCATGCATCGTTAATTAATATTTATGGTTTGGGAGTTTTAATTAAAGGTGATAGTGGAATTGGAAAATCAGAAAATACTTTAGAATTAGTTAAAAAAGGACATTTATTTGTTGGTGATGATGCGATTGTTTTGCAAAGATATGTTAATAAAGTTATTGGTCGTAGTGATGAAAAGTTAAAGCATCATATTGAAATTAGAGGTATTGGAATTTTAAATTTAACGAAGATGTATGGTTCAAGAACAACTTTGGAAGTTACTGATATTGATATTATTGTTAATTTAAAGTTGGCTGATAGTGAGTATTTTGCTAATTTAAATCGTGTGCAAACAGAAATTGATAGAGAAGAAATTTTTGGTATTAAAATTCCAGCGATTACGATTCCGGTAACTTTAGGAAGAAATATTTCAGAATTAATTGAAGCAGCTGTTATTAATATTAAGTTGCAAAATGAAGGTATAAATAGTTCTGAGTTATTTATTAACCAAATTGATAGTGAACTTAAAACATAA
- the uvrA gene encoding excinuclease ABC subunit UvrA → MDDATKYIIVKGAREHNLKNVDLTIPKNKLIVFTGVSGSGKSSLAFNTIYAEGQRRYMESLSAYARQFLGNSEKPDVDSIEGLSPAISIDQKTTSNNPRSTVGTVTEIYDYLRLLYARVGLPYCINGHGLIKAMTIKEMIKRLKQVTMEERIEILSPVVIDKKGTHYELFLTLRHEGFLRVKVNNHTYSLDDDIQLDKNKRHNIDIIVDRIKLSDDDNVWSNIHDSLEKSLKYSKGLAKVILVNSKEQLLFSQNHACNQCSFTIPELEPRLFSFNAPMGACSECKGIGIRLEVDEDLLFPNRNLSINQGGIEFYKNFIGGDSLEWQKLKIICKEYGIDLDQPIKNLSDEQINYLMYGSDEQLNYTLVSSSNNTYKSYDYIEGVASIIERRFVETVNEMRREYYRKFMSEKTCWSCKGARLNPKALCVKVGTININEFTNLDIDESLDYILSLKLSEQQQEIAKLVINELVNRLSFLNDVGLRYLNLSRAAQSLSGGEAQRIRLATQIGSKLTGVLYVLDEPSIGLHQKDNDRLIKTLKSLRDLGNTVIVVEHDEDMMHQADWLVDIGPKAGKFGGEIIVVGTMADIIASEKSITGRYLSHQETITIPKKRRSGNGKKITIIGARENNLKNIDVTVPLGKLIVVTGVSGSGKSTLVNEVLYKNLLRNLGQKVNRPGKHQNIKGMDNIDKVVNISQEPIGRTPHSNPATYTSVFDDIRDLFAAAPLAKTQGYLKGRFSFNVRGGRCERCQGAGIIKIAMHFLPDVFVTCEICEGMRYNDETLQVKYKGKNIYDVLNMSVIEAQAFFANIPKINVKLQTLLDVGMGYIKLGQPTTQLSGGEAQRVKLATYLQKRATGKTLFILDEPTTGLHIDDVKRLLSVLSRIVNNGDTVLVIEHNLDVIKLGDYIIDLGPNGGKYGGEVIVIGTPEQVINSNKNSYTAEYLRKVYQINDNIKLNIK, encoded by the coding sequence ATGGATGATGCAACAAAATATATAATTGTAAAAGGAGCTAGAGAACATAACTTAAAAAATGTTGATTTAACAATTCCTAAAAATAAGTTAATTGTTTTTACTGGCGTTTCTGGCAGTGGGAAGTCATCGTTAGCCTTTAATACGATTTATGCTGAAGGACAAAGAAGATATATGGAATCATTGTCGGCATATGCCCGACAATTTTTAGGTAATAGTGAAAAACCTGATGTTGATTCTATTGAAGGACTATCACCAGCAATTTCTATTGATCAAAAAACTACTAGTAATAATCCTCGTAGTACTGTGGGAACGGTGACGGAAATATATGATTATTTACGATTATTATATGCTCGTGTGGGGTTACCATACTGTATTAATGGTCATGGTTTAATTAAAGCAATGACAATTAAGGAAATGATTAAACGATTAAAACAAGTAACAATGGAAGAACGCATTGAAATTTTGTCGCCAGTAGTTATTGATAAAAAAGGGACGCATTATGAGTTGTTTTTAACTTTGCGACACGAAGGATTTTTACGCGTTAAGGTTAATAACCACACTTATTCATTAGATGATGATATTCAATTAGATAAAAATAAACGGCATAATATTGATATTATTGTTGATCGTATTAAATTAAGTGATGATGATAATGTTTGATCTAATATTCATGATAGTTTAGAAAAATCATTAAAGTATAGTAAAGGATTAGCAAAAGTTATCCTTGTTAATAGTAAGGAGCAATTATTATTTTCGCAAAATCATGCTTGTAACCAATGTAGTTTTACAATTCCGGAGTTAGAACCCCGTTTGTTTTCTTTTAATGCACCAATGGGGGCATGTTCTGAATGTAAGGGTATTGGGATTCGTTTGGAAGTTGATGAAGATTTATTATTTCCTAATCGTAATCTTTCAATTAATCAAGGTGGGATTGAATTTTATAAAAATTTTATTGGTGGTGATAGTTTAGAATGACAGAAATTAAAAATTATTTGTAAAGAATATGGTATTGACTTAGATCAACCGATTAAAAATCTTAGTGATGAACAAATTAATTATTTAATGTATGGTAGTGATGAACAATTAAATTATACTTTAGTATCTAGTAGTAATAATACTTATAAAAGTTATGACTATATTGAAGGTGTTGCTAGTATTATTGAACGACGCTTTGTTGAAACTGTTAATGAAATGCGTCGTGAATATTATCGGAAATTTATGAGTGAAAAAACTTGTTGGTCTTGTAAAGGAGCACGATTAAATCCTAAAGCATTATGTGTTAAAGTAGGAACGATAAATATTAATGAATTTACTAATTTAGATATTGATGAAAGTTTAGATTATATTCTTAGTTTAAAATTATCAGAACAACAACAAGAGATTGCTAAGTTAGTTATTAATGAATTAGTTAATCGTTTAAGTTTTTTAAATGATGTTGGTTTAAGATATTTAAATTTATCAAGAGCGGCCCAATCATTATCTGGTGGTGAAGCCCAACGAATTCGTTTAGCAACGCAAATTGGTTCAAAATTGACAGGAGTATTATATGTATTAGATGAACCTTCAATTGGTTTACATCAAAAAGATAATGACCGATTAATTAAAACTTTAAAATCGTTACGAGATTTAGGAAATACGGTTATTGTTGTTGAACATGATGAAGATATGATGCATCAAGCTGATTGACTTGTTGATATTGGTCCTAAAGCTGGTAAATTTGGGGGCGAAATTATTGTTGTGGGAACAATGGCTGATATTATCGCTAGTGAAAAGTCAATTACAGGGAGATATTTATCACATCAAGAAACGATTACGATTCCGAAAAAGCGGCGAAGTGGGAATGGTAAGAAAATTACTATTATTGGAGCAAGAGAAAATAATTTAAAAAATATTGATGTTACTGTTCCTTTAGGAAAACTTATTGTTGTTACAGGGGTTTCTGGCAGTGGGAAATCAACTTTAGTAAATGAAGTGTTATATAAAAATCTGCTACGAAATTTAGGGCAAAAGGTTAATCGTCCGGGTAAGCATCAAAATATTAAGGGAATGGATAATATTGATAAAGTTGTTAATATTTCGCAAGAACCGATTGGAAGGACACCGCATAGTAATCCAGCAACTTATACTTCAGTTTTTGATGATATTCGTGATTTATTTGCTGCAGCGCCTTTAGCTAAAACTCAAGGTTATCTTAAAGGAAGGTTTTCTTTTAATGTTCGTGGTGGCAGATGTGAACGCTGTCAGGGAGCAGGAATTATTAAAATTGCGATGCATTTTTTACCAGATGTTTTTGTTACTTGTGAAATATGCGAAGGAATGCGCTATAATGATGAAACTTTACAAGTTAAATATAAAGGGAAAAATATTTATGATGTTTTAAATATGTCAGTTATTGAGGCGCAAGCGTTTTTTGCAAATATTCCGAAAATTAATGTTAAATTACAAACCTTACTTGATGTTGGTATGGGATATATTAAGTTAGGACAACCAACAACCCAATTATCTGGTGGTGAAGCTCAAAGAGTTAAATTAGCAACTTACTTACAAAAAAGAGCAACTGGAAAAACACTATTTATTTTAGATGAACCAACAACGGGATTACATATTGATGATGTTAAAAGATTATTATCAGTTCTTAGTCGCATTGTTAATAATGGTGATACGGTTCTTGTTATTGAACATAATTTAGATGTTATTAAGTTAGGTGATTATATTATTGACTTAGGACCTAATGGTGGTAAGTATGGTGGGGAAGTAATTGTTATAGGAACACCAGAGCAAGTAATTAATAGTAATAAAAATTCATATACGGCTGAATATTTAAGAAAAGTTTATCAAATTAATGATAATATTAAATTAAATATAAAGTAG
- the trxB gene encoding thioredoxin-disulfide reductase: protein MKNNINTDIDLIIIGAGPGGFASAIYACRAELKVLLINEGPPGGKMVKTYDIENYPGFDKILGPDLSLAMDMQVRKLGAGYEATKVKNIEIASDGDNKIITGENGKIWVAKAVIIATGTVENELLVDGAKRLYGHGVSYCAVCDGAFFRNKDIVVVGGGDSAIEEAVYLTKFARKLYLVHRRNEFRASKGALTIAQNNNKIEWLLNYVVKEVIGKNSLEQVVIEHTVTKEQQVIDASAIFPYIGSTPISNFVKDLKICDENGYIITNEIMHTSVLGIFAIGDVRQTVLRQIATAVGDGAIAAQEAIKYLDKLKL from the coding sequence ATGAAAAACAATATTAATACTGATATTGATTTAATTATTATTGGTGCCGGTCCTGGTGGATTTGCTAGTGCGATTTATGCATGTCGTGCGGAGTTAAAAGTACTTCTTATTAATGAAGGTCCTCCCGGAGGAAAAATGGTAAAAACTTATGATATTGAAAATTATCCGGGTTTTGATAAAATATTAGGACCTGACTTGTCATTAGCAATGGATATGCAAGTTAGAAAATTAGGCGCTGGATATGAAGCTACTAAGGTAAAAAATATTGAAATTGCATCCGATGGTGATAATAAGATTATTACTGGTGAAAATGGTAAAATATGGGTTGCTAAAGCAGTTATTATTGCTACGGGAACTGTTGAAAATGAGTTATTAGTGGATGGTGCTAAGAGATTATATGGTCACGGAGTTTCTTACTGTGCGGTTTGTGATGGAGCATTTTTTCGTAATAAGGATATTGTTGTTGTTGGCGGAGGTGATTCTGCTATTGAAGAAGCGGTATATTTAACTAAGTTTGCTAGAAAGTTATATTTAGTACATCGCCGAAATGAATTTCGGGCTTCGAAAGGAGCGTTAACGATTGCTCAAAATAATAATAAAATTGAATGACTATTAAATTATGTTGTTAAAGAAGTTATTGGTAAAAATTCTCTTGAACAAGTTGTTATTGAACATACTGTGACAAAAGAGCAACAAGTAATTGATGCTAGTGCAATTTTTCCTTATATTGGTTCAACACCAATTTCTAATTTTGTTAAAGACTTGAAAATTTGTGATGAAAATGGTTATATTATTACTAATGAAATAATGCATACTAGTGTTTTGGGAATATTTGCAATTGGTGATGTTCGTCAGACAGTTTTAAGACAAATTGCGACTGCTGTTGGTGATGGTGCGATTGCTGCTCAAGAAGCAATAAAATATTTAGATAAATTAAAATTGTAA
- a CDS encoding prolipoprotein diacylglyceryl transferase, producing MMNIYSNWVPNEIPGTNGILRFYPLFILLGIIVSILASWIKLKRREIPTEPFEWSIFLTVPSAIFGSSIIGKINSPIIDQYGFWGYFMIWEPGLAVHGGVIAGVIVGYFWFRHYSKKYEISLWIFADAIIPNILLGQVIGRWGNFFNHELLGQITTSLNWLPNWLLENLRKANLDGSPAEGIGIVRHPLFLYESLINLFSWVLITFVIPKIGMWNSVKPWKKYPKKFIPLWEKDVELLESEKKWATPFKKIYYHRLWKLNCWNQAYFEQTPSKTKKLTVVRKYPEPHLKANNPFFRLMERWFKNQWIRIKQLWTQDAKPLEKNANPDKYWMTRVGVQTGSYVVMYSMVRIILEMFRDESDILFPYDYVGTYIFLGLGVIIGISLIIFAQIISVRKWRQIRWLYEKQY from the coding sequence ATGATGAATATATATTCAAATTGAGTACCTAATGAAATTCCAGGGACTAATGGTATTTTAAGATTTTATCCGCTTTTTATTCTTTTAGGAATAATTGTTTCGATTTTAGCTTCTTGGATTAAATTAAAGCGCCGTGAGATTCCGACTGAACCATTTGAATGAAGTATTTTTTTAACTGTTCCGAGTGCAATTTTTGGTTCTTCAATTATTGGAAAAATTAATAGTCCTATTATTGATCAGTATGGGTTTTGAGGTTATTTTATGATTTGAGAACCAGGATTAGCAGTTCATGGTGGTGTTATTGCTGGTGTTATTGTTGGTTATTTTTGATTTCGGCATTATTCTAAAAAATATGAAATATCGTTATGAATATTTGCTGATGCCATTATTCCAAATATTTTATTAGGGCAAGTTATTGGGCGATGAGGTAATTTTTTTAATCATGAACTTTTAGGACAGATAACTACTTCATTAAATTGATTACCGAATTGATTATTAGAAAATTTAAGAAAAGCTAATTTAGATGGTAGTCCAGCTGAAGGAATTGGGATTGTTCGTCATCCTTTGTTTTTGTATGAATCATTAATTAATTTATTTTCTTGGGTACTAATTACTTTTGTTATTCCTAAAATTGGTATGTGAAATAGTGTTAAACCTTGAAAGAAATATCCTAAAAAATTTATTCCGCTTTGAGAAAAAGATGTGGAATTATTGGAAAGTGAAAAAAAATGGGCAACACCGTTTAAAAAAATTTATTATCATCGTCTTTGAAAGTTAAATTGTTGAAATCAAGCTTATTTTGAACAAACTCCGAGTAAAACAAAAAAGTTAACGGTAGTAAGAAAATATCCAGAACCGCATTTAAAAGCTAATAATCCATTTTTTAGACTTATGGAACGATGATTTAAAAATCAATGAATAAGAATTAAACAATTATGAACTCAAGATGCTAAACCTTTAGAAAAAAATGCTAATCCAGATAAATATTGAATGACACGAGTTGGTGTTCAAACTGGAAGTTATGTAGTTATGTATAGTATGGTGCGAATTATTTTGGAAATGTTTCGTGATGAAAGTGATATTTTATTTCCTTATGATTATGTGGGTACTTATATATTTTTAGGACTTGGTGTTATTATCGGAATTAGTTTGATAATTTTTGCACAAATTATTAGCGTTCGTAAATGAAGACAAATTAGGTGATTATATGAAAAACAATATTAA
- the whiA gene encoding DNA-binding protein WhiA, with protein MEWLIVMSFSKIVKQEIMKKEFSHPAKQAILLGLIKSLAIFNRKQLIFECSNKTVAIFVKKLIAEIYNYYPEILTTGIKTIIYKLDLSHIISLIINDKDISYDIKRNELVVNFGRLTSEISKRAFIAGAFIATGSVNSPRISNYHLEIQGIDILFIRKLQLLINSFGFKFKRIYRRKKPLIYLKKSTEIADFLKLIDASLSLLSFENERISRDMYNSINRLTNIEISNQQKTNKAAIEKIKMINFLKENDYFLKLSLKTQQIANLRLDNPEASLNELCDLYENIYHGMISKSGINHMMREIKNSYLLLKSIDSDDN; from the coding sequence ATGGAGTGATTAATAGTGATGTCTTTTTCTAAAATTGTTAAGCAAGAAATTATGAAAAAGGAATTTAGTCATCCAGCAAAGCAAGCTATTTTATTGGGATTAATAAAATCGTTAGCGATATTTAATCGTAAGCAATTAATTTTTGAATGTTCTAATAAAACCGTTGCTATTTTTGTTAAAAAATTAATTGCTGAAATTTATAATTATTATCCAGAAATTTTGACAACGGGAATTAAAACTATTATATATAAGTTAGATCTTTCGCATATTATTTCTTTAATCATTAATGATAAAGATATTAGTTATGATATTAAACGAAATGAATTAGTTGTTAATTTTGGAAGATTAACGAGTGAGATATCAAAAAGAGCATTTATTGCGGGAGCATTTATTGCTACTGGTAGTGTTAATTCTCCAAGGATTAGTAATTATCATTTAGAAATCCAAGGAATTGATATTTTGTTTATTAGGAAGTTACAATTACTAATAAATAGTTTTGGTTTTAAATTTAAACGCATTTATCGTCGTAAAAAACCTTTAATTTATTTAAAAAAATCAACTGAAATTGCTGATTTTTTAAAATTAATTGATGCAAGTCTTTCACTATTATCGTTTGAAAATGAACGGATTTCACGGGATATGTATAATAGTATTAATCGTTTAACAAATATTGAAATTTCTAATCAACAAAAAACTAATAAAGCGGCTATTGAAAAAATTAAGATGATTAATTTTTTAAAAGAAAATGATTATTTTTTAAAGTTATCGTTAAAAACTCAGCAAATTGCTAATTTACGGTTAGATAATCCTGAAGCTTCGCTAAATGAGCTTTGTGATTTATATGAAAATATTTATCACGGTATGATTTCTAAATCAGGAATAAATCATATGATGCGCGAAATTAAAAATAGTTATTTATTGCTTAAAAGTATTGATTCTGATGACAATTAA
- a CDS encoding transposase family protein, whose protein sequence is MLFSGKKRQHSLKSQIIIDLFNNKIISVDFCYGSIHDYKLFLKSNTLINPKLELIADSGYQGLQNVHKNTLLPIKKSKNNPLNPDKKEYNSFLSKVRIAIEHVFARLKRFKILVYRYHNKIRRFGLRFNLISGIYNFELS, encoded by the coding sequence TTATTATTTTCTGGTAAGAAAAGGCAACATTCATTAAAATCGCAAATAATTATTGATTTATTTAACAATAAAATTATTTCAGTAGATTTTTGTTATGGCAGTATTCATGATTATAAGTTATTTTTAAAATCAAATACACTTATAAATCCAAAATTAGAATTAATTGCTGATTCAGGATATCAAGGTTTGCAAAATGTTCATAAAAATACATTATTGCCAATTAAAAAGAGTAAAAATAATCCTTTAAATCCAGATAAAAAGGAATATAATAGCTTTTTAAGTAAAGTTAGAATTGCCATTGAACATGTTTTTGCTAGATTAAAAAGATTTAAAATACTAGTTTATCGTTATCACAATAAGATTAGAAGATTTGGATTACGATTTAATTTAATTTCAGGAATATATAATTTTGAATTAAGCTAG